One part of the Bacteroidales bacterium genome encodes these proteins:
- the hydF gene encoding [FeFe] hydrogenase H-cluster maturation GTPase HydF — protein MAKGRETKPHIGIFGRRNNGKSSLINALAGQDIAIVSDVAGTTTDPVKKSIEIHGLGPVIMVDTAGIDDTGELGGKRIEKTQAALKTIDLAILVIANNAWNEHEENLVAKFREHDIPFFVVHNKSDLAPANPVFIGKIRTDYEVTVVDFIAASNDKWQVEMLVELMRRLMPESALLKKTIVGDLISYGDVVLLITPIDIEAPEGRLILPQVQVIRDVLDHDGVAVVVKEREVDAFIKRMNPKPALVVTDSQVFLKADASIPKDIPLTSFSILLARQKGDFENYLKGTPKLAKLKDGDRVLILESCTHHVSCDDIGRMKIPRWLSNFSGKKLEYEVVAGLSSLPRNINEYAIVIQCGGCVITRKQLINRLKPAVDAGIPVTNYGMAIAFVHGIYNRAVAPFLGENSEKADYL, from the coding sequence ATGGCAAAAGGAAGGGAAACCAAACCGCATATAGGCATCTTCGGCCGCCGCAACAATGGCAAAAGCTCGCTCATCAATGCGCTGGCCGGGCAGGATATCGCCATTGTAAGCGATGTGGCCGGCACCACCACCGACCCGGTTAAAAAATCAATTGAAATTCATGGCCTCGGCCCGGTGATCATGGTGGATACCGCCGGTATTGACGATACCGGAGAACTTGGCGGGAAGCGAATCGAAAAAACACAAGCAGCGCTCAAAACCATTGATCTGGCTATTCTTGTGATCGCTAACAACGCCTGGAATGAGCATGAAGAAAACCTGGTGGCAAAATTTCGTGAACATGATATCCCGTTTTTTGTGGTTCACAATAAATCAGATCTGGCTCCCGCGAATCCCGTATTTATTGGAAAAATCAGAACCGATTACGAAGTTACAGTTGTGGATTTCATTGCTGCCAGTAACGATAAGTGGCAGGTAGAAATGCTGGTGGAACTGATGCGCAGGTTGATGCCGGAATCTGCGTTGTTAAAAAAGACAATCGTTGGCGACCTGATCTCTTACGGCGATGTTGTGCTGTTGATTACACCTATTGATATTGAAGCTCCCGAAGGTCGCCTGATCCTGCCCCAGGTGCAGGTAATCCGCGATGTACTTGATCATGATGGCGTAGCGGTAGTTGTAAAAGAACGCGAAGTGGATGCCTTCATCAAACGAATGAACCCGAAACCAGCGTTGGTAGTCACCGACAGCCAGGTTTTTCTTAAAGCGGATGCTTCGATACCTAAGGATATTCCGTTGACAAGTTTCAGCATTTTGCTTGCAAGGCAAAAAGGTGATTTTGAAAATTATTTGAAAGGAACGCCAAAACTTGCTAAATTAAAGGATGGCGACCGGGTGCTGATCCTGGAATCCTGCACCCATCATGTTTCCTGCGATGATATCGGGCGGATGAAGATCCCGCGTTGGCTAAGCAATTTCAGCGGCAAAAAACTGGAATACGAAGTGGTAGCCGGTCTTTCATCTTTGCCCCGCAACATCAATGAGTATGCCATTGTAATACAATGCGGTGGTTGTGTGATCACCCGCAAACAACTGATTAACCGGCTCAAACCTGCTGTGGATGCTGGCATACCTGTAACCAATTACGGGATGGCCATAGCGTTCGTACATGGAATTTATAATCGTGCCGTCGCACCTTTTCTGGGTGAAAACAGCGAAAAAGCAGACTACCTGTAA
- a CDS encoding type 1 glutamine amidotransferase: MTKQENLKEISVAIMATDGFEEVELTVPKEELEKHGFTVHILAEGSLLKSWNKKQWGRDFKSDALIDDADPSRYDALILPGGVINSDRLRRNKAAIEIVKKFNAEKKLIAAICHGPQLLIEADLVKNRKMTAHHAIKTDMINAGADYQGNSVANDNNFITAMGAEDVSNFADHIISYLRPKDE; the protein is encoded by the coding sequence ATGACAAAACAAGAAAACTTGAAAGAAATAAGTGTTGCTATCATGGCAACCGATGGATTTGAAGAAGTTGAACTAACGGTTCCTAAAGAAGAACTTGAAAAACATGGTTTCACAGTTCATATACTTGCCGAAGGTTCCCTGCTAAAATCATGGAATAAAAAACAATGGGGTCGAGATTTTAAGTCGGATGCCCTGATTGATGATGCAGATCCCAGCAGATACGATGCGCTCATTTTGCCGGGCGGTGTTATCAATTCAGATCGTTTAAGGAGAAATAAAGCAGCAATTGAGATTGTTAAGAAATTTAATGCGGAAAAGAAACTGATTGCTGCAATTTGTCATGGACCACAATTACTGATAGAAGCAGACCTGGTAAAAAACAGGAAAATGACTGCACACCATGCTATAAAAACGGATATGATCAATGCCGGAGCCGATTACCAGGGCAACAGCGTTGCAAATGACAACAACTTTATTACGGCCATGGGTGCGGAAGATGTTTCGAATTTTGCAGACCATATCATTTCCTACTTAAGACCGAAAGACGAATGA
- a CDS encoding class I SAM-dependent methyltransferase — MPKQTENKVRDYYNEHVKDEDARLDEHPFEIPVTMHFVNKYLKPGDSIFDVACGTGRIAEILLNKGYSLGLNDLSDNNIKLVKQRLNSHGNLLFINRSDALDSKKWDHKQWDGILILGPLYHLISKEKRLKVLDLAFQHLKPGGFVFSSFMTRICAMIYGLKHNPMGVRYPDGAKKLWETGSDDRFVEDTELFTNAYFVHPEEVNVLMEQTGFEPLHLAGVEGIFGERFELYHQLDEDLKKPWMNFIIKHCEDIHMVNQAKHLLSVARKPE, encoded by the coding sequence ATGCCGAAACAAACTGAAAACAAGGTAAGGGACTATTACAATGAACATGTTAAGGACGAAGATGCCCGCCTCGATGAACATCCTTTTGAGATTCCGGTAACCATGCATTTTGTGAATAAATACCTCAAACCCGGAGATTCAATTTTTGATGTAGCGTGTGGAACGGGACGCATAGCTGAGATACTGCTGAACAAGGGATATTCACTGGGGCTCAATGATTTGTCAGACAACAATATAAAGCTTGTGAAGCAACGTTTGAACAGCCACGGGAATTTGCTTTTCATTAACCGGTCGGATGCTTTGGATAGTAAAAAATGGGATCATAAACAATGGGATGGGATTCTTATTCTTGGCCCTTTGTATCATTTGATCAGTAAAGAGAAGCGATTGAAGGTTCTTGATTTGGCCTTTCAACATCTCAAACCGGGTGGGTTCGTTTTCTCTTCCTTTATGACCCGAATTTGCGCAATGATTTATGGTTTGAAACATAATCCGATGGGCGTGCGCTATCCTGATGGAGCTAAAAAACTTTGGGAAACCGGATCGGATGATCGTTTCGTGGAAGATACCGAGTTGTTTACGAATGCATACTTCGTACATCCCGAAGAGGTGAACGTACTCATGGAGCAAACTGGCTTCGAACCCCTGCACCTGGCAGGGGTCGAAGGCATTTTTGGTGAGCGCTTTGAATTATATCATCAGCTTGATGAGGATCTCAAAAAGCCCTGGATGAATTTCATTATTAAACATTGCGAGGATATTCACATGGTTAACCAAGCAAAACATCTATTGAGTGTTGCAAGAAAACCGGAATAA
- a CDS encoding FAD-dependent oxidoreductase → MKNYKYIIIGGGTTAGYAAKEFAEQGIQKGELCIVSTESILPMNRPPFSKGYLRDGKNTEEILIKEKEFYLKNGIDVLLETTVKAVNFGHKKLDLGDGQVLGYEKLLIATGSQLKRLNIEGKDLDNVFYLRSIKQSDNIREQAAKAQEVVVVGGGYIGTETAASLNQMGLDVTLVLPEERLLSKFASADIAAFFQNAFEKKGVNLVFRESVIKFHGNEKVESVELTSGKMLETDMVVAGIGVRPNINIFENSGLNINKGIVVNEFCETNIENVYAAGDVVEFPDLIFGKIKIIQHWEHAFEQGPHAIRVMTGKREPYVFLPFFFSDVFEYSYEFFGDTEDADEVFNRGNLETGDFSTWWFKGDRLVAAFIMSSRPEEEGKLAREWITNKRDVDKVKIMDSGSEMNKLVVNTGLYENEF, encoded by the coding sequence ATGAAAAATTACAAATATATCATCATTGGCGGCGGAACTACCGCGGGATATGCAGCAAAAGAATTCGCTGAACAGGGTATTCAAAAAGGAGAGTTGTGCATCGTTTCAACTGAATCCATCCTGCCAATGAATCGGCCACCATTTTCAAAAGGCTACCTCAGAGATGGTAAGAATACTGAGGAAATTCTGATAAAGGAAAAGGAATTTTATCTTAAAAATGGGATTGATGTATTACTTGAAACAACTGTTAAAGCAGTGAACTTTGGACATAAAAAACTTGACTTAGGCGACGGTCAAGTACTCGGATATGAAAAATTGCTGATCGCTACCGGATCGCAACTAAAACGACTCAATATTGAAGGCAAAGATTTGGATAATGTTTTTTACCTCAGGAGCATTAAGCAATCCGACAACATAAGAGAACAAGCCGCTAAGGCTCAAGAAGTAGTTGTTGTGGGAGGAGGCTATATTGGCACTGAAACGGCAGCTTCTCTAAATCAAATGGGCCTTGATGTGACCCTTGTATTACCTGAAGAAAGACTGCTTTCAAAATTTGCATCGGCAGATATTGCTGCATTTTTTCAGAATGCGTTCGAGAAAAAAGGAGTGAATCTGGTATTTCGCGAAAGCGTAATAAAATTTCATGGAAATGAAAAAGTTGAATCGGTAGAACTTACATCTGGCAAAATGTTGGAAACTGATATGGTTGTGGCTGGCATTGGTGTGAGACCCAACATCAATATCTTTGAGAACTCCGGCCTTAACATTAACAAGGGCATTGTAGTAAATGAATTCTGCGAAACCAATATTGAAAATGTATATGCTGCCGGTGATGTCGTTGAATTTCCTGATTTGATTTTTGGGAAAATTAAAATTATTCAACATTGGGAACATGCCTTTGAACAAGGGCCTCATGCTATAAGGGTGATGACCGGTAAGCGGGAACCATATGTTTTCCTTCCATTCTTTTTTTCCGATGTTTTTGAGTATTCCTATGAATTTTTCGGTGACACCGAAGATGCTGATGAGGTATTCAACAGAGGCAATCTGGAAACCGGCGATTTCAGCACCTGGTGGTTCAAGGGCGACAGGCTGGTAGCCGCCTTTATAATGAGTTCGCGTCCTGAAGAAGAAGGTAAGTTAGCCCGTGAATGGATCACCAACAAGAGAGATGTTGATAAAGTTAAAATCATGGATAGCGGTTCTGAAATGAATAAACTCGTTGTAAATACCGGTTTGTATGAAAATGAATTTTGA
- a CDS encoding aspartate ammonia-lyase has product MRTEEDFIGKLELPEEALYGIHALRAKNNFPDLTPFPLEWYKALGFVKQSCYLTGKQFGHAARERYGKKGLPITLPDDKILDYLIEASAEVIAGKHFENFIVPAISGGAGTSINMNVNEIIANVALMKAGHKPGNYKVIDPIEHANLFQSTNDVVPTALKVAIMLLLNKLETVINQLRTEVERLEQAYRDVLRIGYTQMQEAVPSSFGKLFSAYSEALSRDWWRVSKCFERIKVVNLGGSAIGTGLAVPRFFIMEVVPTLQKLTGLPVTRGENLSDTTSNQDAFVEVHATLKSHAVNLEKMVSDLRMLGSDLSGTPVLNLPQKQAGSSIMPGKVNPVIPEFVVSSAQRIYSNDNLITNLCAQGCLELNAYLPAIGHAMIESLKLLIAMGSILKENLLKDLTVNVEISIKRLMQSPAISTALLPYIGYHKAGELAKLMKTKGLDIFHANQELDLLPEQKLHQILKPDNLLKLGYSLNDLSDE; this is encoded by the coding sequence ATGCGCACAGAAGAAGATTTCATCGGTAAACTTGAGCTTCCTGAAGAGGCCCTATATGGTATTCATGCATTGCGGGCAAAAAATAATTTCCCCGATCTCACCCCTTTCCCGCTGGAATGGTATAAAGCCTTAGGATTTGTGAAACAGTCCTGCTATCTCACCGGAAAACAGTTTGGTCATGCTGCTCGCGAACGCTATGGCAAAAAAGGGCTCCCGATAACTTTACCTGATGATAAAATCCTTGATTACCTGATAGAAGCATCTGCCGAAGTAATTGCAGGAAAGCATTTTGAGAATTTTATTGTTCCGGCCATTAGTGGTGGTGCCGGAACCAGCATCAATATGAATGTGAACGAAATCATTGCCAATGTTGCTTTGATGAAAGCCGGTCATAAACCTGGCAATTACAAAGTTATTGACCCGATCGAGCACGCCAATTTGTTTCAATCTACCAACGATGTGGTTCCCACAGCATTGAAAGTGGCGATAATGTTGCTGCTCAATAAACTGGAAACAGTTATCAATCAATTGCGAACCGAGGTTGAACGGCTTGAGCAGGCATACCGTGACGTGCTACGCATTGGTTACACACAAATGCAGGAAGCTGTGCCTTCTTCTTTTGGCAAACTTTTCAGCGCTTACTCTGAAGCGCTTTCGCGCGACTGGTGGCGAGTGAGCAAATGTTTTGAACGCATCAAGGTGGTAAACCTGGGTGGCAGCGCAATTGGAACCGGGTTGGCAGTTCCCCGCTTTTTTATCATGGAAGTAGTTCCAACACTTCAAAAACTCACGGGTTTGCCGGTAACACGCGGCGAAAATCTTTCGGATACAACATCCAACCAGGATGCCTTTGTTGAAGTGCACGCCACGCTCAAATCCCATGCTGTGAACCTAGAAAAAATGGTTTCCGATTTGCGAATGCTGGGATCGGACCTTAGTGGAACTCCTGTGCTGAACCTTCCGCAAAAACAAGCCGGAAGCAGCATTATGCCAGGTAAAGTCAATCCTGTGATTCCGGAATTTGTGGTTAGCAGCGCCCAAAGAATTTACAGCAATGATAACCTGATCACCAATCTTTGTGCTCAGGGCTGCCTTGAACTCAATGCCTATTTACCAGCTATCGGCCATGCAATGATCGAAAGCCTTAAACTGCTCATTGCAATGGGTTCGATCCTGAAGGAAAACCTACTCAAGGATCTTACAGTGAATGTGGAAATTTCAATTAAGCGGCTGATGCAAAGTCCGGCTATCAGCACAGCGCTGCTTCCTTATATCGGCTATCACAAAGCAGGTGAACTGGCAAAGCTAATGAAAACGAAAGGTCTGGATATTTTTCATGCGAACCAGGAACTTGATCTGCTTCCGGAACAAAAGCTCCATCAAATCCTCAAACCCGATAACCTGCTAAAACTTGGCTACTCACTGAACGATTTAAGCGACGAATAA
- a CDS encoding dodecin domain-containing protein, giving the protein MKMVKVIEVIASSDKGFSEATQNAVDEAGKTLKNIKSIYIKHMHANVENNRIVSYAVNAKISFEIEK; this is encoded by the coding sequence ATGAAAATGGTAAAAGTAATTGAAGTTATAGCTTCATCGGATAAAGGTTTTTCTGAAGCAACTCAAAATGCTGTAGATGAAGCCGGGAAAACCTTAAAGAACATCAAATCAATCTATATTAAGCATATGCATGCAAACGTTGAAAACAACCGGATTGTGTCCTATGCTGTGAATGCAAAGATTTCTTTCGAGATTGAGAAATAG
- a CDS encoding PRC-barrel domain-containing protein, with protein MKHSLKNLIGYSIETNDGMEGKIKDFLFDEDNWAVRYLEADFGGFFNDKRVILPVDVIINPNWENNQILLNTSKEKIGLSPAPAEIPTISREYEQKLYEHYGYPMYWGAGYVPPLPSGAYFPARPLNVPKNKQISEKAMNSSLRSFKDVEGYNIRATDDTLGHVEDLIVDDADWQLVYLIVDTSNWLPWSKKVMLAVDWMKEISYANREVKINLTTDTIKDAPDYDSDQPIEMSYEHELSEYYQRNRLM; from the coding sequence ATGAAACACAGTTTGAAAAATCTAATAGGTTATTCCATTGAAACAAATGATGGAATGGAAGGGAAAATTAAGGATTTCCTTTTTGATGAAGACAACTGGGCAGTCAGATATCTTGAGGCTGACTTCGGAGGTTTCTTTAACGACAAAAGAGTCATATTGCCGGTTGATGTTATCATTAACCCAAATTGGGAGAATAATCAAATTCTATTGAATACCTCAAAAGAAAAGATCGGACTCAGTCCCGCGCCGGCTGAAATACCAACAATTTCGCGTGAATACGAACAGAAGCTTTACGAACATTATGGCTATCCGATGTATTGGGGTGCAGGGTATGTTCCTCCTTTGCCTTCAGGTGCATATTTTCCGGCCAGGCCACTGAACGTGCCCAAAAATAAACAAATCAGTGAGAAAGCTATGAATTCAAGTCTCAGAAGTTTCAAGGATGTTGAAGGATATAATATCCGGGCAACTGATGATACCCTCGGCCACGTTGAAGACCTTATTGTTGACGATGCCGATTGGCAGCTTGTATACCTGATTGTGGATACAAGCAATTGGCTGCCATGGAGCAAAAAGGTAATGCTTGCCGTTGACTGGATGAAAGAAATCAGCTATGCGAACCGGGAAGTCAAAATAAATCTGACTACTGATACAATCAAAGACGCTCCGGATTATGATTCTGACCAGCCGATCGAAATGTCGTATGAACATGAACTATCAGAATATTATCAGCGAAACAGGCTAATGTAA
- a CDS encoding OsmC family peroxiredoxin produces the protein MSKHYANASWNKTLVQGNGNFRLKTSGYEGSLKFSSRFEDNKDASSPEELIGAAHASCFSMALAHALDKAGFKPVKIETEAVVTLAKTGDSFSITEILLKTKGNVPAIHKYKFEEIAKDAKENCPVSKALNSINIVLEAELIVAKDT, from the coding sequence ATGAGTAAACATTATGCAAATGCCAGTTGGAACAAGACCCTTGTACAGGGCAACGGAAACTTCAGGCTCAAAACCAGTGGATATGAAGGCAGCCTCAAATTTTCTTCGCGTTTTGAGGATAATAAGGATGCGTCGAGTCCTGAGGAATTAATAGGTGCAGCCCATGCAAGTTGCTTTTCAATGGCGCTTGCCCACGCCCTCGACAAAGCCGGTTTCAAACCCGTAAAGATAGAAACCGAGGCCGTAGTTACGCTTGCCAAAACAGGAGATTCTTTTTCTATAACCGAAATCCTGCTTAAGACCAAAGGCAACGTTCCTGCTATTCATAAATATAAATTTGAAGAAATCGCTAAAGATGCCAAGGAGAATTGCCCGGTATCAAAAGCGCTGAATTCAATAAATATAGTGTTGGAGGCTGAGCTAATCGTTGCTAAAGATACCTAG
- a CDS encoding sigma-54-dependent Fis family transcriptional regulator, translated as MKTSILIIDDDPFIVNLLENYFKKEGYQIFTSSRGKPALKILNAERIDVVLCDIRLPDINGTELLLFIRQGSPDTMVIMMTAYAEIRAAVESIKAGAFDYVTKPIQPEEISNTIRRAIKVKVSNQVATEDVFITGESTKMLEVIDQARLVAPTDMSVLIQGETGSGKEYIARLIHQNSSRKNKKFMAIDCGAIPRELAASELFGHIKGSFTGAISDKSGYFEQANGGTIFLDEIGNLTYETQVKLLRAIQHKVITRVGDSKTIDVDVRIISASNSDLLKASGNGNFREDLYHRINEFKLELPPLRKRGDDILIFANHFIKEANRDLKKEVTGFDDEVATVFKKYSWYGNLRELRNVVKRSVLVTRNSVVDLSCLPLELSTHQEESDHTDESNDAYLDLKDATEKAEKLVVERALKEANYNKSEAAKLLNIDRKTLYNKLRRFGIEL; from the coding sequence ATGAAAACCTCAATATTAATTATAGACGATGATCCTTTTATTGTTAATTTGCTAGAAAACTATTTTAAGAAAGAAGGATATCAGATTTTTACTTCTTCAAGAGGAAAACCGGCACTTAAAATTCTAAACGCTGAGCGAATTGATGTTGTTTTGTGCGATATACGCTTGCCTGACATCAATGGAACAGAACTCTTGTTATTTATCCGCCAGGGATCGCCTGATACAATGGTTATTATGATGACAGCTTATGCCGAAATTCGGGCAGCAGTTGAAAGCATAAAGGCCGGAGCTTTTGATTATGTTACCAAACCTATTCAACCTGAAGAGATAAGCAATACAATAAGGCGTGCCATCAAGGTAAAAGTAAGTAATCAGGTAGCAACTGAAGATGTTTTTATTACTGGTGAAAGTACCAAAATGCTTGAGGTGATTGACCAGGCTAGGCTGGTGGCTCCAACAGATATGTCGGTGTTGATACAGGGTGAAACCGGTTCTGGAAAAGAATATATAGCCAGGTTAATCCATCAAAACAGCAGCCGCAAGAATAAAAAATTCATGGCTATTGACTGTGGTGCCATACCCCGCGAACTTGCAGCCAGTGAGCTTTTCGGTCATATAAAAGGTTCCTTTACCGGTGCAATATCCGATAAATCGGGATACTTTGAACAAGCCAATGGCGGTACCATTTTTCTTGACGAGATTGGCAACCTTACCTACGAAACCCAGGTAAAATTATTACGGGCAATTCAGCATAAGGTAATTACCCGCGTAGGCGACAGCAAGACTATTGATGTTGATGTTCGCATAATTTCAGCATCCAACAGCGATTTATTGAAAGCATCAGGCAATGGGAACTTTCGTGAAGACCTTTATCACAGGATCAACGAATTTAAACTTGAGCTTCCTCCGCTTCGTAAACGTGGCGATGATATTTTAATTTTCGCAAATCACTTTATTAAAGAGGCTAACCGCGATTTAAAAAAGGAAGTGACAGGTTTCGACGATGAGGTGGCTACTGTATTTAAAAAATACTCTTGGTATGGTAATCTTCGCGAATTGCGCAATGTAGTAAAACGCAGTGTACTTGTGACCCGCAATTCAGTCGTTGACCTAAGCTGTTTGCCTTTGGAATTAAGCACACATCAAGAAGAATCAGATCATACTGATGAATCGAATGATGCATATCTTGATCTTAAAGATGCTACTGAAAAAGCAGAGAAGCTGGTGGTTGAAAGAGCGCTAAAAGAAGCGAACTATAACAAATCAGAAGCCGCCAAATTATTAAACATTGACAGAAAAACACTTTATAATAAGCTCCGCCGGTTTGGGATTGAACTTTAA
- a CDS encoding DUF2934 domain-containing protein: MERKSNATKSASQKPSVADTQSKAMKPTKQPTGSKKKSGNKDTTAESVFPTGEHQVDLEEKIRQRAHQISHEKDNAANSEMENWLQAEREIKDDKWKTDNYSQNL; the protein is encoded by the coding sequence ATGGAACGCAAATCAAATGCTACAAAATCCGCTTCACAAAAACCATCCGTCGCAGATACACAATCAAAGGCAATGAAACCTACTAAGCAACCAACTGGTTCGAAAAAGAAAAGTGGCAACAAGGATACAACTGCTGAGAGTGTATTTCCAACCGGCGAACATCAGGTGGATTTAGAGGAAAAAATTCGCCAAAGAGCTCATCAGATTTCTCATGAGAAAGACAATGCAGCCAATTCTGAAATGGAAAATTGGTTACAGGCTGAAAGAGAAATCAAGGATGATAAATGGAAAACAGATAATTACTCTCAAAATTTGTAA
- a CDS encoding thymidylate synthase, whose translation MHQYLKLLDHILKNGVSKSDRTGTGTLSVFGYQMRFDLGKGFPVLTTKKLHLKSIIYELLWFLNGDTNIRYLNDHGVNIWNEWADANGDLGPVYGKQWRSWQAENKVIDQISEVIVLIKNNPDSRRMIISAWNVAELERMALQPCHVLFQFYVAGNKLSCQLYQRSADVFLGVPFNIASYALLTMMIAQVTGLEAGEFIHTFGDAHLYLNHLDQARLQLTREPRNLPQMLINPDVKDIFEFKFEDFQLTGYDPHPHIKASVAI comes from the coding sequence ATGCACCAATACCTCAAACTTCTTGATCATATTTTAAAGAACGGAGTCAGTAAAAGCGACCGCACAGGCACAGGAACCTTAAGTGTGTTTGGTTACCAGATGCGGTTCGACCTGGGCAAAGGTTTCCCGGTTCTTACCACCAAAAAACTTCACCTGAAGTCAATCATTTATGAATTGTTATGGTTTTTGAACGGGGATACCAATATAAGGTACCTTAACGACCACGGAGTAAATATCTGGAATGAATGGGCCGATGCAAATGGCGATCTGGGTCCTGTTTATGGCAAGCAATGGCGAAGCTGGCAGGCTGAAAATAAAGTTATTGACCAGATTTCGGAAGTAATTGTGCTTATCAAAAACAACCCCGATTCACGCAGGATGATCATCAGCGCCTGGAATGTTGCGGAATTGGAAAGGATGGCTTTGCAACCCTGCCATGTCCTGTTTCAGTTTTATGTGGCGGGCAACAAGCTTTCGTGCCAGCTTTACCAGCGCAGCGCCGATGTTTTCCTTGGCGTTCCGTTCAATATTGCATCTTATGCCTTGCTTACAATGATGATTGCCCAGGTCACCGGATTAGAGGCCGGAGAGTTTATTCACACTTTTGGCGATGCTCATCTTTATCTGAACCATCTCGACCAGGCAAGGCTTCAACTTACTCGCGAACCCAGAAATCTGCCTCAGATGCTTATCAACCCCGATGTAAAAGATATTTTTGAATTTAAATTTGAAGATTTCCAGCTTACCGGTTACGATCCCCATCCGCATATCAAAGCCAGTGTTGCAATTTGA